In Rhinatrema bivittatum chromosome 1, aRhiBiv1.1, whole genome shotgun sequence, a single genomic region encodes these proteins:
- the FST gene encoding follistatin isoform X1 → MLNQRIQPGMLLLLTLSVCHFMEDRTVQAGNCWLQQGRNGRCQVLYRTELSKEECCKTGRLGTSWTEEDVPNSTLFKWLIFNGGAPHCIPCKETCENVDCGPGKKCKMNKKNKPRCVCAPDCSNVTWKSPVCGLDGKTYKDECALLKARCKGQPELEVQYQGKCKKTCRDVLCPGSSTCVVDQTNTANCVMCNRICPETTSPEEYLCGNDGITYASACHLRKATCLLGRSIGLAYEGKCIKANSCEDIQCSPGKKCLWNFKVGRGRCDLCDELCPENKSDDTVCASDNTTYLSECAMKQAACSLGVILEVKHSGSCNSIIETEEPDEDEEEEDPDYYSFPKSSFHRCDHRVI, encoded by the exons ATGTTAAATCAGAGAATCCAGCCGGGCATGCTTTTACTCCTGACTCTCTCCGTGTGCCACTTTATGGAAGATCGCACAGTTCAGG CTGGGAATTGTTGGCTGCAGCAAGGCAGGAACGGTCGCTGCCAGGTTCTCTACAGGACTGAACTGAGCAAGGAGGAATGCTGTAAGACGGGCAGACTGGGCACCTCCTGGACTGAAGAAGACGTGCCCAATAGCACTCTTTTCAAATGGCTGATTTTTAACGGGGGAGCCCCACACTGCATACCATGCAAAG AAACCTGTGAGAACGTGGACTGTGGACCTGGGAAAAAGTGTAAAATGAACAAGAAGAACAAACCTCGATGTGTTTGTGCTCCTGATTGCTCCAATGTCACTTGGAAGAGTCCTGTGTGTGGATTAGATGGCAAAACTTACAAGGACGAATGTGCTCTTCTGAAGGCCAGATGTAAAGGGCAACCAGAATTAGAAGTGCAATACCAGGGCAAATGCAAAA AGACTTGTAGAGATGTCTTATGTCCAGGCAGCTCCACGTGTGTGGTGGATCAAACCAATACTGCCAACTGTGTGATGTGTAATCGGATTTGCCCGGAGACTACATCCCCAGAAGAGTATCTCTGTGGGAATGATGGAATAACTTACGCTAGTGCTTGTCACCTGAGGAAAGCTACCTGCCTCTTGGGTAGATCTATTGGATTAGCCTACGAGGGAAAATGTATCA aagCAAATTCATGTGAAGATATCCAGTGCAGTCCTGGGAAAAAATGCCTTTGGAATTTCAAGGTGGGCCGCGGTCGCTGTGACTTATGTGATGAGTTGTGCCCGGAAAACAAATCGGATGATACAGTCTGTGCCAGTGATAACACCACCTATCTAAGCGAGTGTGCCATGAAACAGGCAGCCTGCTCCTTGGGGGTTATTTTGGAAGTAAAACATTCTGGATCGTGCAACT CCATTATTGAAACTGAAGAGCCAGACGAAGACGAAGAAGAGGAAGACCCGGACTACTACAGCTTTCCTAAATCTTCATTTCACCG CTGTGATCACAGAGTTATCTGA
- the FST gene encoding follistatin isoform X2, whose product MLNQRIQPGMLLLLTLSVCHFMEDRTVQAGNCWLQQGRNGRCQVLYRTELSKEECCKTGRLGTSWTEEDVPNSTLFKWLIFNGGAPHCIPCKETCENVDCGPGKKCKMNKKNKPRCVCAPDCSNVTWKSPVCGLDGKTYKDECALLKARCKGQPELEVQYQGKCKKTCRDVLCPGSSTCVVDQTNTANCVMCNRICPETTSPEEYLCGNDGITYASACHLRKATCLLGRSIGLAYEGKCIKANSCEDIQCSPGKKCLWNFKVGRGRCDLCDELCPENKSDDTVCASDNTTYLSECAMKQAACSLGVILEVKHSGSCN is encoded by the exons ATGTTAAATCAGAGAATCCAGCCGGGCATGCTTTTACTCCTGACTCTCTCCGTGTGCCACTTTATGGAAGATCGCACAGTTCAGG CTGGGAATTGTTGGCTGCAGCAAGGCAGGAACGGTCGCTGCCAGGTTCTCTACAGGACTGAACTGAGCAAGGAGGAATGCTGTAAGACGGGCAGACTGGGCACCTCCTGGACTGAAGAAGACGTGCCCAATAGCACTCTTTTCAAATGGCTGATTTTTAACGGGGGAGCCCCACACTGCATACCATGCAAAG AAACCTGTGAGAACGTGGACTGTGGACCTGGGAAAAAGTGTAAAATGAACAAGAAGAACAAACCTCGATGTGTTTGTGCTCCTGATTGCTCCAATGTCACTTGGAAGAGTCCTGTGTGTGGATTAGATGGCAAAACTTACAAGGACGAATGTGCTCTTCTGAAGGCCAGATGTAAAGGGCAACCAGAATTAGAAGTGCAATACCAGGGCAAATGCAAAA AGACTTGTAGAGATGTCTTATGTCCAGGCAGCTCCACGTGTGTGGTGGATCAAACCAATACTGCCAACTGTGTGATGTGTAATCGGATTTGCCCGGAGACTACATCCCCAGAAGAGTATCTCTGTGGGAATGATGGAATAACTTACGCTAGTGCTTGTCACCTGAGGAAAGCTACCTGCCTCTTGGGTAGATCTATTGGATTAGCCTACGAGGGAAAATGTATCA aagCAAATTCATGTGAAGATATCCAGTGCAGTCCTGGGAAAAAATGCCTTTGGAATTTCAAGGTGGGCCGCGGTCGCTGTGACTTATGTGATGAGTTGTGCCCGGAAAACAAATCGGATGATACAGTCTGTGCCAGTGATAACACCACCTATCTAAGCGAGTGTGCCATGAAACAGGCAGCCTGCTCCTTGGGGGTTATTTTGGAAGTAAAACATTCTGGATCGTGCAACT GA